CGCTGGGGTACTCTTCCCTGCTCAAAACTCGTTTAGCAGGGAAACGCATCCCCTGTTCCCTGCCTTCCAATCCCATTCAACAGCACATCCATTACCTGCCGCGCCGTTGTCTTGGAATCATAAACGCGCCCAGTAAACACCGCCGAGCTCAGCAATTCATCGATCGCACCAAACATGCAGTGCGCCACAACGCCATCGGAGACATCGAGCCGGAAGACACCCTCCTGCTGCCCCCGTCGCACCACCTCGCGAACCATCTGGATGTACTTCACCAAATGATGATGGGAGAACTCCGCAATAAACTTCGCGCTCTGACGCACCTCGGTCTGCATCAGGATCGCCATGCTCCGGTTCTCCCGATGACTCTCCAAATGGACCTCGGCGATGTACTCCAACTGCTCCCGAGGGTCCTTCAATAACTCGAACCGCTCTTCGAGCTTCCGATAAAACCGTTCGAAGGTCGCGTCGATCGCCGTGCGCAATACGTCGTCTTTATTTTTGAAGTAGAGGTAAACCGTCCCATCGGCCACCCCGGCGCGCTTTGCAATGGCGCTGATCGGCGAGTGGAAGTATCCACGCTCAGCGATCACCTCCACCGCCGCATCCAGAATCCGCTGATACTTCTCGCTCCCCGGACCGGTCGTCGGCGCCTTCTCCAACTCCGTTACCATCCAAATCCTCGCCTCTTGATCTTC
This portion of the Edaphobacter sp. 4G125 genome encodes:
- a CDS encoding TetR/AcrR family transcriptional regulator; this encodes MVTELEKAPTTGPGSEKYQRILDAAVEVIAERGYFHSPISAIAKRAGVADGTVYLYFKNKDDVLRTAIDATFERFYRKLEERFELLKDPREQLEYIAEVHLESHRENRSMAILMQTEVRQSAKFIAEFSHHHLVKYIQMVREVVRRGQQEGVFRLDVSDGVVAHCMFGAIDELLSSAVFTGRVYDSKTTARQVMDVLLNGIGRQGTGDAFPC